Proteins from a genomic interval of Candidatus Omnitrophota bacterium:
- the pyrR gene encoding bifunctional pyr operon transcriptional regulator/uracil phosphoribosyltransferase PyrR, with protein MSAAQIMDQDAIRRAVLRMAHEILEKGGSKDLAIIGIRTRGVVLAERLRKAIKDIEGKDVPSGILDITLYRDDLTMVGAKPVVRETLIDFDITDKRIVLVDDVFFTGRTIRAALDALVDFGRPALIQLAVLVDRGHRELPIRADFVGKNIPTAKSQNVRVFLGESDGKSDHVDVEGS; from the coding sequence ATGTCTGCAGCTCAAATTATGGATCAGGACGCCATCCGCCGCGCGGTTTTGCGCATGGCGCATGAGATCCTGGAAAAAGGCGGGAGCAAGGACCTGGCCATCATCGGCATACGCACCCGCGGGGTGGTTTTGGCTGAACGTTTGCGCAAGGCCATCAAGGACATTGAGGGCAAGGACGTGCCAAGCGGGATCCTGGACATCACACTTTACCGCGATGACCTGACCATGGTGGGCGCCAAACCTGTGGTGCGCGAAACGCTCATTGATTTTGACATTACAGACAAACGCATTGTTCTGGTGGACGATGTGTTTTTTACAGGGCGCACCATACGGGCGGCTTTGGACGCTCTGGTGGATTTCGGCCGGCCGGCGCTGATCCAACTGGCGGTGCTCGTTGACCGCGGGCATCGCGAACTGCCCATCCGCGCCGATTTCGTGGGCAAGAACATCCCGACGGCAAAATCCCAGAACGTGCGGGTGTTTTTGGGCGAGTCCGATGGTAAAAGCGACCATGTGGACGTGGAGGGATCATGA
- a CDS encoding aspartate carbamoyltransferase catalytic subunit, with translation MTQWKHKHLLGLQDLTAEDIELVLDTARSFKEVSSRDIKKVPALRGKTVVMLFFEPSTRTRISFELAAKRLSADTLNIAVSVSSTTKGETLLDTARNIEAMNVDLMVVRHGTSGSPFILAQGLKCSVVNAGDGCREHPTQALLDLFTLKEKFGRIKGLRVGIVGDILHSRVARSNIWGLTKLGAKVTVCGPATLMPRGIEAMGVEVCYDIRKLIKNSDALITLRLQKERQQDKFLPSLREYGRLFGINREKLAEGSSDLIVMHPGPTNRGVELSAEVADGKQSVILDQVTNGVAVRMAVLYLVLGTKPGTEG, from the coding sequence ATGACGCAATGGAAGCATAAACATCTTCTGGGCCTGCAGGACCTGACCGCCGAGGACATAGAACTCGTTTTGGACACGGCGCGTTCGTTCAAAGAGGTTTCTTCGCGCGACATCAAGAAGGTGCCCGCGCTTCGCGGCAAGACCGTGGTCATGCTCTTTTTTGAACCCTCCACGCGCACGCGCATTTCATTTGAACTGGCGGCCAAACGTTTGTCCGCCGATACGCTCAACATCGCGGTCAGCGTTTCCTCGACGACAAAAGGGGAAACACTGCTGGACACCGCGCGCAACATTGAGGCCATGAACGTGGACCTGATGGTGGTGCGCCACGGCACGTCCGGCTCGCCTTTTATCCTGGCCCAAGGATTGAAATGTTCGGTGGTCAATGCCGGCGACGGCTGCCGCGAACATCCCACCCAGGCCCTGCTGGACCTTTTTACGCTCAAAGAAAAATTCGGAAGGATCAAGGGCCTGCGGGTCGGCATTGTCGGCGACATCCTGCATTCGCGGGTGGCGCGTTCCAACATCTGGGGTTTGACCAAATTGGGCGCCAAGGTCACCGTGTGCGGCCCGGCCACGCTCATGCCGCGCGGTATTGAGGCCATGGGTGTGGAGGTTTGTTATGACATCAGGAAACTCATCAAGAACAGCGACGCGCTGATCACCCTTCGCCTGCAGAAGGAACGCCAGCAGGACAAGTTCCTGCCGAGTTTGCGCGAATACGGCCGGCTGTTCGGCATCAACCGGGAAAAACTGGCCGAGGGATCCAGCGATCTCATCGTCATGCACCCGGGGCCGACCAACCGCGGGGTTGAACTCTCCGCCGAGGTTGCCGACGGGAAACAATCGGTCATCCTGGACCAGGTCACCAACGGCGTTGCCGTGCGCATGGCGGTGCTTTATTTGGTGCTGGGGACAAAACCCGGCACGGAAGGATAA